In one window of Photobacterium leiognathi DNA:
- the tsaA gene encoding tRNA (N6-threonylcarbamoyladenosine(37)-N6)-methyltransferase TrmO: protein MSYSIDPIGIILSPYKEKFAVPRQPGLVPSARSEIILQGAANSLEAVRGIEQFSHLWLLFLFDQNLEAGWRPTVRPPRLGGNERIGVFASRATFRPNGIGMSAVELKGIRHENGNVIIELGGVDLVDGTPIVDIKPYIPYSDSLPQAQGGFASSTPDLMPVCFSEAALNQLPAKNKAYYQTVISEVLTQDPRPAYKKGKPDPKQYAVHLFDFNVHFSVTEQQITVNQIEKVNQ from the coding sequence ATGTCTTATAGCATTGATCCTATCGGTATTATCCTCTCCCCTTATAAAGAAAAATTTGCGGTTCCTAGACAGCCAGGGTTAGTACCGAGTGCACGTTCTGAAATTATATTGCAAGGTGCAGCAAATTCATTAGAAGCGGTAAGAGGCATCGAACAATTTAGCCATTTATGGCTGTTATTTTTATTTGATCAGAATTTAGAAGCAGGATGGCGCCCAACTGTTCGTCCCCCTCGTTTAGGTGGCAATGAACGTATTGGCGTGTTTGCTAGCCGTGCCACATTTCGTCCAAATGGCATTGGTATGTCAGCGGTCGAATTAAAAGGGATTCGCCATGAAAACGGCAATGTGATCATCGAATTAGGTGGGGTCGATCTGGTTGATGGCACGCCTATTGTTGATATAAAACCTTATATTCCTTATTCAGACAGCTTGCCACAAGCACAAGGTGGCTTTGCATCAAGCACGCCAGATCTAATGCCAGTGTGTTTTAGCGAAGCCGCACTCAATCAACTACCAGCAAAAAATAAAGCCTATTATCAAACCGTGATCAGTGAAGTATTAACCCAAGATCCTCGTCCGGCTTATAAGAAAGGCAAGCCAGATCCTAAGCAATACGCTGTCCACTTGTTTGATTTTAATGTGCACTTTTCGGTGACTGAACAACAAATAACCGTTAATCAGATCGAGAAAGTTAATCAATAG
- a CDS encoding MetQ/NlpA family lipoprotein, whose protein sequence is MAFNLKHVFALAGVAAALSLTGCGEKEAVVDNSKVKIGVMAGAEEQVAEVAAKQAKEKYGLDVELVTFTDYVSPNAALEEGSIDANAFQHKPYLDQQIKDRGYKFAVAGNTFVYPIAGYSNSIKSVDELKEGDKVAVPNDPTNLGRSLLLLQQQGLIKLKDGSGLTATVLDIVENPKNLKIIELEAAQLPRSLNDVALAIINTTYASSINLTPERDGVFVEDKESPYVNLIVSRANNVDAENVKKFVQAYQSEDVYNSAKNIFNGGVVKGW, encoded by the coding sequence ATGGCGTTTAATCTAAAACATGTTTTTGCTCTTGCAGGTGTTGCAGCAGCCCTATCATTAACAGGCTGTGGTGAAAAAGAAGCCGTGGTTGATAACAGCAAGGTAAAAATTGGCGTCATGGCAGGAGCCGAAGAGCAAGTTGCTGAAGTTGCAGCAAAGCAAGCGAAAGAGAAATATGGTCTTGATGTTGAGCTTGTGACCTTTACTGATTACGTATCACCAAATGCGGCACTAGAAGAAGGCTCAATTGATGCCAATGCATTCCAACACAAGCCATACCTTGATCAGCAAATTAAAGATCGTGGTTACAAATTTGCTGTCGCAGGTAATACATTCGTTTACCCAATCGCAGGTTACTCAAACTCAATTAAATCTGTTGATGAGCTAAAAGAAGGCGATAAAGTAGCTGTACCAAACGATCCAACTAACCTTGGTCGTTCATTATTGCTACTTCAACAACAAGGCCTTATTAAGCTAAAAGACGGTTCAGGTTTAACAGCAACTGTATTAGATATTGTTGAAAACCCGAAAAACCTGAAGATTATTGAGCTAGAAGCGGCACAACTTCCACGTTCACTTAATGATGTAGCACTGGCGATCATCAACACCACTTACGCAAGCAGCATTAACCTAACACCTGAACGTGATGGTGTGTTTGTAGAAGATAAAGAATCGCCATACGTGAACCTGATTGTCTCTCGTGCAAACAATGTAGATGCGGAAAACGTGAAGAAATTTGTTCAAGCATACCAATCTGAAGATGTCTATAACTCAGCGAAAAACATCTTCAATGGTGGTGTGGTTAAAGGCTGGTAA
- a CDS encoding methionine ABC transporter permease yields MSLNDLTLWWQQNTRLIDLLIEALGQTLTMVFVSGLIGFVIGIPLGVTLHLTKKNGLLENTVVNNILGIIVNIGRSIPFIILLVAIIPFTRFVVGSSIGTAAAIVPLAVGAIPFIARLVEGALLEIPSGLVEAAQSMGATPLQIIKKVLLPEALPGIINAVTITLVTLVSYSAMAGTVGGGGLGDVGIRYGYQRFDGTVMAITVVILIVLVQIIQSVGDYLVKRVDHR; encoded by the coding sequence ATGTCGCTTAATGATTTAACCCTATGGTGGCAACAAAATACCCGCCTGATTGATTTACTTATTGAAGCACTGGGACAGACATTAACCATGGTGTTTGTATCAGGGCTAATTGGTTTTGTTATTGGTATTCCGCTGGGTGTTACCCTTCACTTAACCAAGAAAAATGGCTTATTAGAAAATACCGTTGTAAATAACATCCTTGGCATTATCGTCAATATCGGTCGCTCTATTCCTTTTATTATCTTGCTGGTTGCAATCATTCCTTTTACCCGCTTTGTAGTCGGTAGCTCAATTGGTACTGCAGCAGCAATTGTACCTTTAGCGGTAGGGGCTATTCCTTTTATTGCTCGCTTAGTAGAGGGGGCATTGTTAGAAATTCCATCTGGCCTCGTGGAAGCAGCCCAATCTATGGGAGCAACACCGCTACAGATCATTAAGAAAGTACTATTGCCAGAAGCGTTACCGGGCATCATAAATGCGGTGACGATCACCTTAGTTACTTTAGTGAGCTATTCAGCGATGGCGGGGACCGTTGGTGGCGGCGGTCTAGGTGATGTGGGTATTCGTTATGGCTACCAACGTTTTGATGGCACTGTTATGGCTATCACTGTCGTCATTCTGATCGTACTGGTACAAATTATTCAATCTGTCGGTGATTACCTCGTAAAACGTGTTGATCATCGATAA
- the metN gene encoding methionine ABC transporter ATP-binding protein MetN — protein sequence MIEIKQLNKVFYQGDKAINALSDINLTIQQGTIFGVIGSSGAGKSTLIRCVNLLERPSNGKVIVDGVDLTALSNQKLTLARRKIGMIFQHFNLLSSRTVFDNVALSLELANTDKATIKAKVTELLALVGLEDKHLSYPSNLSGGQKQRVAIARALASDPKVLLCDEATSALDPATTHSILELLQEINRKLNLTILLITHEMDVVKRICSEVAIIGSGKLVEQGAVGDIFSHPKTELAKDFIRSTLDLSIPADYQARMTPTQVENSFPLIRLEFTGASVDAPLISQVTRKFNLDISILSSDMDYAGGVKFGLMLAEFFGDHTAVDNAVDFLRQNKVNVEVLGYVA from the coding sequence ATGATAGAAATAAAACAACTCAATAAAGTCTTCTATCAAGGCGATAAGGCTATTAACGCATTAAGCGATATCAACCTTACGATTCAGCAAGGAACTATCTTCGGGGTTATTGGCTCATCGGGCGCAGGTAAAAGTACCCTGATCCGTTGTGTTAATTTGTTAGAGCGCCCTTCTAATGGTAAAGTGATTGTTGATGGTGTCGATCTTACGGCCCTATCTAATCAAAAGCTGACACTGGCTCGTCGCAAAATCGGCATGATTTTCCAACATTTTAACCTTCTTTCATCTCGCACTGTTTTTGATAATGTTGCATTATCACTAGAACTTGCCAATACAGATAAAGCGACGATTAAAGCAAAGGTAACTGAATTATTGGCTTTAGTGGGGCTTGAAGATAAACACTTAAGTTACCCATCAAATTTAAGTGGCGGTCAAAAACAGCGTGTTGCGATAGCACGTGCGTTAGCTTCTGATCCAAAAGTACTACTGTGTGATGAAGCCACCAGCGCATTAGATCCGGCAACTACGCACTCAATTCTTGAACTACTACAAGAAATCAACCGTAAACTAAATTTGACTATTTTGCTGATCACCCATGAAATGGATGTGGTTAAGCGTATCTGTAGTGAAGTCGCCATTATTGGTAGCGGCAAATTAGTTGAACAAGGAGCCGTTGGTGATATTTTCTCGCATCCTAAAACTGAATTAGCTAAAGACTTTATTCGTTCAACGTTGGATTTGTCGATTCCAGCAGACTACCAAGCTCGCATGACACCAACTCAAGTTGAAAACTCATTCCCTCTTATACGTTTAGAGTTCACTGGTGCTTCTGTAGACGCCCCATTGATCAGCCAAGTAACCCGTAAGTTTAACTTAGATATCAGCATTCTTAGCTCTGATATGGATTACGCAGGCGGTGTGAAGTTTGGATTGATGCTGGCAGAATTTTTCGGCGATCACACCGCCGTTGATAATGCGGTTGATTTTCTTCGTCAAAATAAAGTGAATGTTGAGGTACTTGGCTATGTCGCTTAA
- the gmhB gene encoding D-glycero-beta-D-manno-heptose 1,7-bisphosphate 7-phosphatase, with translation MTKPAVFIDRDGVINVDHGYVHTVDDFEYVDGVFEACKKLKEMGYLLVLVTNQSGIARSMFTEDEFLSLTEWMDWNFVDNGVEFDGIYYCPHHATKGQGDYLQDCDCRKPKPGMFISARDFLKIDMSKSVMIGDKADDMKAATAADVAVKVLVRTGKPITEEGEVLANVVLDSIADVPAWLAQ, from the coding sequence TTGACCAAACCTGCAGTCTTTATTGACCGTGATGGCGTAATTAACGTTGATCATGGCTATGTACATACCGTTGATGATTTCGAATACGTCGATGGTGTGTTTGAAGCATGTAAAAAATTAAAAGAGATGGGCTACCTATTAGTATTGGTAACGAACCAATCAGGTATTGCTCGTAGTATGTTCACTGAAGACGAATTTCTATCTTTGACAGAATGGATGGATTGGAACTTTGTTGATAATGGTGTTGAGTTTGACGGTATCTATTACTGCCCACATCATGCGACAAAAGGTCAAGGTGATTACCTACAAGATTGTGACTGTCGTAAGCCAAAGCCTGGTATGTTTATCTCTGCTCGTGATTTCCTCAAGATTGACATGTCAAAGTCAGTCATGATTGGTGATAAAGCAGATGATATGAAAGCAGCAACTGCTGCCGATGTTGCCGTGAAGGTATTAGTGCGCACAGGCAAGCCAATCACCGAAGAAGGTGAAGTATTAGCAAACGTCGTATTAGACAGCATTGCAGATGTTCCAGCTTGGTTAGCACAGTAA
- a CDS encoding DUF1904 domain-containing protein, whose protein sequence is MPHLRFRAVEFDTVKALSTELVDDLQPLMSCPREDFTLEHIPASFIFDGEVSDAYPFVEVLWFDRGQETQDKVAAVITAAVRKAVDNADQDVAVIFTALTATAYYDNGQHY, encoded by the coding sequence ATGCCTCATCTTCGTTTTCGTGCTGTTGAATTTGATACGGTAAAAGCACTATCAACGGAATTAGTTGATGATTTACAGCCGTTAATGTCATGTCCTCGAGAAGATTTTACACTAGAGCACATTCCAGCTTCATTTATCTTCGATGGCGAAGTATCAGATGCTTACCCGTTTGTTGAAGTATTATGGTTTGATCGTGGGCAAGAGACGCAAGATAAAGTCGCTGCTGTAATTACGGCTGCTGTTCGTAAAGCGGTAGATAATGCAGATCAAGATGTGGCCGTGATTTTCACCGCGTTAACAGCAACTGCTTATTACGATAATGGACAGCATTACTGA
- a CDS encoding endonuclease/exonuclease/phosphatase family protein, whose translation MARYTKTKLVAGVGVVAGALGLGAFNASFDISTQPDVTNEVFAPHFSYRCMESVIAPPLDIDGELTVAVWNIYKQQRSNWRSALEQYAHGTDLVLLQEASLNTDLKSYLDANSWTVRMANAFRFLDTPAGVMNLSRVDAKQTCAYLAMEPWLRLPKSALLSEFSLSNGQTLAVVNLHGVNFALGLDEYKAQLNSLKSVLSKHTGPIILAGDFNTWRQGRIKVLKSFAHSLGLKEVSFAEDQRIRVLGKPLDHLYYRDLRLVTSEAPRTDASDHNPLLATFRLNHSSH comes from the coding sequence ATGGCACGTTACACAAAAACAAAACTGGTTGCTGGTGTCGGAGTTGTTGCTGGTGCTTTAGGCTTAGGTGCGTTTAACGCATCATTTGATATATCCACTCAGCCAGATGTCACCAATGAGGTTTTTGCTCCTCATTTTTCATACCGTTGTATGGAAAGCGTCATAGCACCACCATTAGATATTGATGGTGAGTTAACAGTGGCAGTTTGGAATATTTATAAGCAACAGCGCAGTAATTGGCGTAGCGCATTAGAGCAGTATGCGCACGGAACGGATTTAGTCTTATTGCAAGAAGCGAGCTTAAATACGGATTTAAAATCTTATTTAGATGCTAATAGCTGGACGGTGAGAATGGCCAATGCGTTTCGCTTTCTTGATACGCCAGCAGGTGTAATGAATTTATCGCGTGTTGATGCAAAGCAAACCTGTGCTTATTTAGCGATGGAGCCTTGGCTTCGTTTGCCAAAATCAGCATTGCTGTCTGAATTTTCATTATCTAATGGGCAAACATTGGCTGTGGTGAATTTACACGGGGTGAATTTTGCGTTGGGATTGGATGAATATAAAGCGCAGCTTAATAGCTTAAAGTCAGTATTATCAAAACATACTGGACCAATTATTTTGGCGGGGGATTTTAATACTTGGCGTCAAGGCAGGATCAAAGTATTGAAGTCATTTGCCCATTCATTAGGCTTAAAAGAAGTCAGTTTTGCAGAAGATCAACGTATTCGAGTATTAGGTAAGCCGTTGGATCACTTGTATTATCGTGATTTAAGGCTAGTGACATCAGAAGCACCACGAACGGATGCTTCTGATCATAATCCACTATTAGCAACGTTTAGATTAAATCACTCATCACATTAG
- a CDS encoding YIP1 family protein, with product MTPSKNPLIALVDLFRSPIDCFAAVYERPKWAFLPYLIIILGSFIFWGGYFNHVDLAWLQQAMQSQLGTVNEEVKQAWLTKEVLLAGEVFSDFIGRTAVIFLLALWLKMATKGSQYQHSYGKWLAASCFIMLPAFIGDIASYINVLFNHANILPNAADLNSINGLLKLPLNNPWAPFATTIPLLAPWYIALTYAAVGAWTDFDRSQAIIIAVLPWILTLIV from the coding sequence ATGACACCCTCGAAAAATCCATTAATTGCTCTCGTTGATCTTTTCCGCTCACCGATTGATTGTTTTGCAGCGGTTTATGAACGTCCTAAATGGGCGTTCTTACCCTATCTGATCATTATTCTTGGCTCATTTATCTTTTGGGGTGGGTATTTTAATCACGTAGATCTCGCTTGGTTACAACAAGCGATGCAAAGCCAATTAGGTACTGTTAACGAAGAAGTTAAACAAGCATGGCTAACAAAGGAAGTGCTATTAGCAGGTGAAGTCTTTAGTGATTTTATTGGTAGAACGGCAGTCATTTTTCTATTAGCGTTATGGCTAAAAATGGCAACGAAGGGCAGCCAATATCAGCATAGCTATGGTAAATGGTTAGCTGCATCTTGTTTTATCATGCTACCTGCATTTATTGGCGATATTGCGAGTTACATTAACGTTCTCTTTAATCATGCCAATATTCTGCCGAATGCCGCTGATTTAAACAGTATTAATGGGTTATTAAAGCTGCCGTTAAATAATCCTTGGGCGCCGTTTGCAACCACCATTCCGCTACTTGCACCATGGTATATCGCATTAACTTATGCCGCTGTAGGTGCTTGGACAGACTTTGATCGCTCTCAAGCCATCATTATTGCTGTACTGCCTTGGATTTTAACACTGATTGTTTAG
- a CDS encoding LysM peptidoglycan-binding domain-containing protein translates to MKSRILLASVLLLVGCETTQPPTQKADTNDTSTVVEKPATVTLPPLFETQPSEEVTEVKKITPQQQKDVWDRIAMQIDTPIPNNKRIRYYRNWYLKHPRNLEIIAERAQPFLYYITEQVEKRGLPLEIALLPIVESSFDTNAYSSSAAAGLWQIIPDTGRRFGLKQNSWYDGRRDIIKSTEAALDLLTYLNKKFDGNWQYALAAYNTGEGRVFSAIKKNKALGKPTDYWSLDLPQETSSYVPKLYAVADIIKHQNKYDLHLPAISNKPAVALVKPKTQMDLDIAAKFAGISTAEIKNLNPAYRRGVTAPNGLNHLLLPINHVNEFNRAFANNKRKSLSTLTTTYTVKSGDSLGVIAERHNTSVAALKQVNHLKSSHIRIGQKLKVPSSSTSLVNVQHRTAIKQTHHIVGPGDTLWAIARQYNTSVSSLAKANKLSTKATLRLGQKLKVSTISSAKSNIKPTNKSKTISYKVKRGDSLSVIAQRHKVTVKQIVKWNNLDNKKYLKQGQTLKLIIDTSKVKA, encoded by the coding sequence ATGAAATCACGAATTCTATTAGCAAGCGTGCTTTTGCTTGTAGGCTGTGAAACTACACAGCCTCCTACCCAAAAAGCCGATACTAACGATACGAGTACTGTCGTTGAAAAGCCTGCAACAGTAACACTTCCTCCTTTATTTGAAACTCAGCCAAGCGAGGAGGTCACTGAGGTTAAAAAAATCACACCTCAGCAGCAAAAAGATGTCTGGGATCGCATTGCTATGCAAATCGATACCCCTATCCCTAATAACAAACGTATCCGTTACTACCGCAACTGGTACTTAAAACACCCTCGTAACTTAGAAATCATTGCCGAACGCGCCCAACCGTTTCTGTACTACATCACAGAGCAGGTTGAGAAACGTGGCTTGCCTTTAGAAATCGCCCTTCTTCCTATTGTAGAAAGCTCATTTGATACTAATGCCTACTCAAGCAGTGCCGCTGCTGGTCTTTGGCAAATCATTCCTGATACAGGTCGCCGTTTTGGCTTAAAACAAAATAGCTGGTACGACGGTCGCCGCGATATTATTAAATCTACAGAGGCTGCATTAGACCTACTAACTTACTTAAACAAGAAGTTCGATGGTAATTGGCAATATGCTTTAGCTGCCTACAATACTGGTGAAGGTCGTGTATTTAGTGCGATTAAGAAAAATAAAGCTCTCGGCAAACCAACGGATTACTGGTCGCTAGATTTACCCCAAGAAACCAGCAGCTATGTACCAAAACTGTATGCTGTTGCAGACATCATCAAACACCAAAACAAGTATGACTTGCACTTGCCAGCAATCAGTAATAAACCTGCTGTTGCGCTCGTCAAACCCAAGACTCAAATGGATTTAGATATTGCGGCTAAATTTGCAGGTATCAGTACCGCTGAAATTAAAAATCTAAACCCTGCTTATCGTCGTGGTGTTACCGCTCCTAACGGTTTAAATCACTTACTGCTACCGATTAATCACGTTAATGAATTTAATCGTGCATTTGCCAATAACAAACGTAAATCATTAAGCACACTGACAACGACCTATACTGTTAAGTCAGGTGATAGCTTAGGTGTGATTGCAGAACGTCATAACACCAGTGTGGCTGCGCTTAAACAAGTAAACCACCTAAAGAGCAGTCATATCCGTATTGGTCAAAAATTAAAAGTGCCATCGTCGTCAACCTCTCTGGTTAACGTTCAGCACCGTACGGCAATAAAACAGACCCATCATATCGTGGGCCCGGGTGATACTTTGTGGGCAATTGCTCGTCAGTACAATACTTCAGTTAGCTCGCTTGCAAAAGCGAACAAGCTATCAACGAAAGCTACATTACGCTTAGGTCAAAAGCTAAAAGTCAGTACGATTTCTTCGGCAAAAAGTAATATCAAGCCGACGAATAAATCAAAAACGATTAGCTATAAAGTGAAAAGAGGTGACAGCTTAAGTGTTATTGCTCAACGCCACAAAGTTACAGTAAAACAAATAGTAAAATGGAATAATCTCGATAATAAAAAGTATCTAAAACAAGGCCAAACACTCAAATTGATCATAGATACCAGCAAGGTTAAAGCATGA
- the gloB gene encoding hydroxyacylglutathione hydrolase gives MLTVKSIPAFNDNYIWLIQNKENHCVVVDPGDATSVFEALEKNNLTLDAILITHHHSDHIGGISELKRRFPTIKVVGPASEPIPGITQPVEDGDQVDIFGERFMVMSVPGHTLGHVVYVGDEKLFCGDTLFSAGCGRLFEGTPAQMFDSLQKIAALPDETEVFCAHEYTASNLSFALVAEQDNPHLQKYRDNVIRLRANGESTLPSTLSLEKLINPFLRCDQPSIKRSVADKAYDDSDLETFAALRRWKDKF, from the coding sequence ATGCTAACAGTTAAAAGCATACCCGCATTTAATGACAATTACATCTGGCTCATTCAAAACAAAGAAAATCATTGTGTTGTCGTCGATCCGGGCGATGCAACATCGGTTTTTGAAGCACTAGAAAAAAATAATCTTACGCTGGACGCCATTCTTATCACCCACCATCACTCTGATCACATCGGTGGGATCAGCGAGCTAAAACGTCGTTTCCCAACTATCAAAGTAGTCGGTCCTGCGAGCGAGCCAATTCCAGGTATCACCCAACCTGTCGAAGATGGCGACCAAGTCGACATTTTCGGTGAGCGCTTTATGGTCATGAGCGTACCAGGTCATACACTAGGACACGTTGTATACGTGGGAGATGAGAAACTATTTTGTGGTGACACACTTTTCTCAGCAGGCTGTGGTCGCTTATTTGAAGGCACACCTGCCCAAATGTTCGACTCACTACAAAAAATTGCAGCTCTTCCTGACGAAACAGAAGTTTTTTGTGCCCATGAATACACCGCAAGCAACCTTTCTTTTGCCCTTGTAGCCGAGCAAGACAACCCACATTTGCAGAAATATCGCGATAACGTTATCCGTCTTCGCGCAAACGGTGAAAGCACGCTGCCATCAACATTAAGCTTAGAAAAACTGATCAATCCATTTCTTCGTTGTGATCAGCCAAGCATCAAACGTTCTGTCGCAGACAAAGCGTATGACGACTCTGATCTTGAGACATTCGCAGCACTTCGACGTTGGAAGGATAAGTTTTAA
- a CDS encoding methyltransferase domain-containing protein, producing MKPARTVTHIEVPYSWSDVTNGEWVAQLLQARIDEWCPKLFGYHMLKLGGLSAELTSGHCNIQHQISVDKFSTYRNVEAESFELPFIEKSFDACLLIHQLDYSSDPHRLLREIDRVMVDDGYLLLSGNNPLSINGICGLLPWNRNKAPWNGRMYLSSRVMDWLGLLNYEVIYHETFAVLPATRHLACSAWLENILSEPLSAIGSMYFIVARKRTFPLKPIKPKWKVRRQLAPLQVNCRTEARSEAAKQK from the coding sequence ATGAAGCCAGCGCGTACAGTAACACATATCGAAGTGCCTTATTCATGGTCTGATGTGACCAATGGAGAATGGGTGGCACAGTTATTACAAGCTCGAATCGATGAGTGGTGTCCGAAGCTGTTTGGTTACCATATGTTAAAGCTTGGTGGCTTAAGTGCAGAGCTGACCAGTGGTCATTGTAATATCCAGCATCAAATTAGTGTAGATAAATTCAGTACTTATCGTAACGTAGAAGCTGAATCTTTTGAATTACCTTTTATTGAGAAGTCATTTGATGCCTGTTTGCTTATTCATCAGCTTGATTATTCATCCGATCCCCATCGCTTGTTACGTGAAATAGATAGAGTAATGGTTGATGATGGCTATTTATTGCTAAGTGGTAATAATCCATTGAGTATTAATGGTATTTGCGGACTGTTACCGTGGAATCGTAACAAAGCACCTTGGAATGGTCGGATGTATTTATCGTCACGGGTAATGGATTGGTTAGGGCTGCTTAATTACGAAGTTATTTATCACGAAACATTTGCTGTTCTGCCTGCAACCCGCCATTTAGCTTGTTCTGCTTGGTTAGAAAACATCCTATCAGAGCCATTATCTGCAATTGGCAGCATGTATTTTATTGTTGCTAGAAAGCGCACATTCCCATTAAAGCCAATAAAACCGAAATGGAAAGTGAGGCGTCAGTTGGCTCCGTTACAAGTGAATTGTCGTACCGAAGCCAGAAGTGAAGCAGCAAAGCAAAAGTAG
- the rnhA gene encoding ribonuclease HI — MMKQVEIFTDGSCLGNPGPGGYGAVLRYKQHEKELSDGFFMTTNNRMELLAAIEGLASLKESCRVDLTTDSQYVRQGITQWIHNWKKRGWQTADKKPVKNADLWQRLDTETQRHQVQWHWVKGHAGHPENERCDDLARAAAESPNHTDEGYQAS; from the coding sequence ATGATGAAGCAGGTAGAAATTTTCACAGATGGTTCTTGTTTAGGAAATCCAGGCCCTGGTGGCTATGGCGCGGTACTGAGATACAAACAACATGAAAAAGAGCTCAGCGACGGCTTTTTCATGACAACAAATAATCGTATGGAGCTACTTGCTGCCATTGAAGGGCTTGCAAGCCTAAAAGAATCTTGTCGCGTTGATCTTACCACTGATAGCCAATATGTACGCCAAGGAATTACCCAATGGATCCATAATTGGAAAAAACGTGGTTGGCAAACGGCAGATAAGAAACCAGTTAAGAATGCGGATTTATGGCAACGGTTAGATACAGAGACCCAACGCCACCAAGTACAATGGCATTGGGTTAAAGGGCATGCTGGACACCCTGAAAATGAACGTTGTGATGATCTTGCAAGAGCTGCTGCGGAATCTCCCAATCACACTGACGAAGGCTATCAAGCAAGCTGA
- the dnaQ gene encoding DNA polymerase III subunit epsilon, translated as MKATNQRIIVFDTETTGMNMSGPHYEGHRIIEIGAVEIINRKLTDNTFHVYIKPDRPIDPEAIDVHGITDEFLVGKPSYAEIHQEFIDFIDGAELVAHNASFDIGFMDYEFHLMGSDLKKTEDICKVTDTLEMAKRLFPGKRNNLDILCSRYGIDNSHRTLHGALLDAEILADVYLMMTGGQTSLKLSSDSEGDSDTEFAIKRLTGDRKGLKVILAAADELTAHEERLDLIGKKADVLWRL; from the coding sequence ATGAAAGCCACTAACCAACGCATTATTGTATTCGATACAGAAACCACAGGTATGAATATGAGCGGCCCGCATTACGAAGGCCATCGTATTATTGAAATTGGTGCGGTTGAAATCATCAACCGTAAATTGACCGATAACACTTTCCACGTTTACATCAAACCAGATCGTCCTATCGATCCTGAGGCAATTGATGTTCACGGTATTACTGATGAATTCTTAGTCGGTAAACCGAGTTACGCTGAGATCCACCAAGAGTTTATTGATTTCATCGATGGCGCAGAGCTTGTCGCTCACAACGCGTCGTTCGATATCGGTTTTATGGATTATGAATTCCATTTAATGGGCTCTGATCTTAAGAAGACCGAAGATATCTGTAAGGTGACCGATACCTTGGAAATGGCAAAACGCTTGTTCCCTGGTAAACGCAATAACCTTGATATTTTATGTTCTCGTTATGGCATAGATAACTCTCACCGAACGCTGCACGGCGCTTTGCTTGATGCCGAGATCCTGGCTGACGTTTACTTAATGATGACTGGTGGTCAAACATCATTAAAGTTAAGTAGCGACAGTGAAGGTGATAGCGATACCGAATTTGCAATTAAGCGTTTAACGGGGGATCGAAAAGGATTAAAGGTTATCCTTGCTGCTGCCGATGAACTAACTGCACATGAAGAAAGGCTTGATTTGATCGGTAAAAAAGCTGACGTTCTTTGGCGTCTGTAG